The following are encoded in a window of Helicobacter ganmani genomic DNA:
- a CDS encoding DedA family protein: protein MEELFTQWLQEYGYIILFIWSTLEGELGLIMAGIMCHTGHMTISIAIIVAGLGGFVGDQVYFYIGRYNKQFIYKKLKTQRRKFALAHLLLQRYGWPIIFAQRYLYGMRTVIPMSIGVTRYSAKTFAFINLISALVWAAITILLAYFFGEQLLQIVHYAKEHYYIAIPFALILGGGIYYYMHKATAKAEQKMTGK, encoded by the coding sequence ATGGAAGAATTATTTACACAATGGCTGCAAGAATACGGCTATATTATTTTGTTTATTTGGAGCACTTTAGAGGGTGAGCTTGGATTGATTATGGCTGGAATTATGTGTCATACAGGGCATATGACGATTTCTATTGCAATTATTGTAGCAGGATTGGGTGGATTTGTGGGAGACCAAGTTTATTTCTATATTGGACGCTACAATAAGCAATTCATTTACAAAAAACTCAAAACCCAAAGGCGTAAATTTGCCTTAGCACATTTGCTATTGCAACGATATGGCTGGCCCATTATCTTTGCCCAAAGATACTTGTATGGTATGCGCACGGTGATTCCAATGAGTATTGGCGTTACACGATATAGCGCGAAAACTTTTGCTTTTATTAATCTCATCAGTGCGCTTGTTTGGGCGGCAATTACAATTTTGCTAGCCTATTTCTTTGGCGAACAATTACTTCAAATCGTGCATTATGCTAAGGAGCATTATTATATTGCGATTCCATTTGCGTTAATTTTGGGTGGTGGAATCTATTATTATATGCACAAAGCCACAGCAAAAGCTGAACAAAAAATGACAGGAAAGTAA
- the proB gene encoding glutamate 5-kinase gives MRKNRIVIKVGSAILVENQKVNLVRIEALAQLISELSATYEVILVSSGAVASGFTALELDKKILANKQALAAIGQPLLMQIYAKALQPYGILSAQVLFSGYDLDSRKRTQNARNTMEVLLKNKVLPIINENDVTTTGELMFLGFGDNDQLSAYVTHFFDASLLAILSDIDGYYEENPKENPNAKIRKIVTEISQAELQAEATPNNAFATGGIVTKLKAAQFLLENGREMFLSSGKDLNILKDFLLHSKHSKGTLFTARSLS, from the coding sequence ATGCGCAAAAATAGAATTGTGATTAAGGTGGGTAGTGCGATTTTGGTAGAGAATCAAAAGGTGAATCTCGTGCGCATAGAGGCATTAGCGCAATTAATTAGCGAGTTGAGTGCAACTTATGAAGTGATTTTAGTCTCTTCAGGAGCGGTAGCTTCGGGCTTCACTGCGCTAGAATTGGACAAAAAGATTTTGGCAAACAAACAAGCCTTAGCGGCGATTGGACAACCGCTTTTAATGCAAATTTATGCCAAAGCCTTGCAGCCTTATGGAATCTTGAGTGCGCAAGTTTTGTTTTCGGGTTATGATTTGGATTCTAGGAAACGCACTCAAAATGCGCGCAACACAATGGAGGTGTTGCTAAAAAACAAGGTTTTGCCAATTATTAACGAAAACGATGTAACCACAACAGGCGAGTTGATGTTTTTGGGTTTTGGTGATAACGACCAACTCTCTGCTTATGTTACACATTTTTTTGATGCTTCGCTTTTGGCGATTCTAAGCGATATTGACGGATATTACGAAGAAAACCCCAAAGAGAATCCCAACGCAAAAATACGCAAAATCGTAACAGAAATTTCGCAAGCGGAATTGCAAGCAGAGGCGACACCCAACAATGCCTTTGCCACAGGTGGAATCGTAACGAAACTAAAAGCGGCGCAGTTTTTGCTAGAAAATGGGCGCGAAATGTTCCTCTCTAGTGGCAAAGATTTGAATATTTTAAAAGATTTTTTGCTTCATTCTAAGCATAGCAAGGGCACATTATTTACTGCTCGTTCGTTATCTTAG
- the obgE gene encoding GTPase ObgE, with translation MFVDSVEIFVSSGKGGEGAVSFRREKYVLNGGPDGGDGGKGGNVYFQVDRNTDTLSHFRGHKTFKAQNGKPGEGRNKYGKKGEDLVIIVPPGTQVFDSQSGELLLDLVEESQKILFLEGGKGGLGNVHFKSATNQRPTYAQKGLVGIAKQIRLELKLIADVGLVGFPNVGKSTLVSVLSNAKPEIANYEFTTLIPKLGIVNVGEYQSFVIADIPGIIGGASEGKGLGLEFLRHIERTRFLLFVLDLANYRTLQEQFGALRAELEHFSTELSRRPFGIMFSKLDVQQNAESQNVQEEIAKFLNAFQFQLTQRESSGLFTQKDKQDFGKDYDWSMPFFALGVSSVSGENLESLRFLLYSCLKDFDAQK, from the coding sequence ATGTTTGTTGATAGCGTTGAAATCTTTGTGTCTTCCGGCAAAGGTGGCGAGGGTGCTGTTTCGTTTCGCAGAGAAAAATATGTGCTAAATGGAGGACCTGACGGGGGCGATGGCGGCAAGGGCGGGAATGTGTATTTTCAAGTGGATAGAAATACTGATACGCTTTCGCATTTTAGAGGACATAAGACTTTCAAGGCTCAAAATGGAAAGCCCGGAGAAGGACGCAATAAATATGGCAAAAAGGGTGAGGATTTAGTGATTATTGTCCCGCCCGGAACGCAAGTTTTTGATAGTCAAAGCGGAGAGCTTTTGCTAGATTTGGTAGAGGAATCCCAAAAGATTCTATTTTTGGAGGGTGGCAAAGGTGGCTTAGGCAATGTGCATTTTAAAAGTGCCACAAATCAACGCCCAACTTACGCGCAAAAGGGGCTTGTAGGCATTGCAAAGCAAATCCGCTTGGAATTGAAATTGATTGCCGATGTCGGACTTGTAGGTTTTCCAAATGTCGGAAAATCCACACTTGTGTCTGTGTTATCTAACGCAAAGCCCGAAATTGCGAATTATGAATTTACAACGCTGATTCCAAAACTTGGAATTGTCAATGTCGGAGAGTATCAATCCTTTGTGATTGCAGATATTCCCGGAATCATTGGGGGAGCAAGTGAGGGAAAAGGCTTGGGATTAGAGTTTTTGCGCCACATTGAGCGCACACGATTCTTGCTTTTTGTGCTAGATTTAGCAAATTATCGCACATTGCAAGAGCAGTTTGGGGCATTAAGGGCGGAGTTAGAACATTTTAGCACAGAACTCTCTCGTCGCCCTTTTGGCATTATGTTTTCTAAGCTTGATGTGCAACAAAATGCGGAATCGCAGAATGTTCAAGAAGAAATCGCAAAATTCTTGAATGCCTTTCAATTCCAATTAACACAAAGAGAATCTAGCGGTCTTTTTACACAAAAGGACAAACAAGATTTTGGCAAAGATTATGATTGGAGTATGCCCTTTTTTGCGCTTGGTGTTTCAAGTGTCAGTGGAGAAAATTTAGAATCCTTGCGATTCCTTTTATATTCTTGTTTAAAGGACTTTGATGCGCAAAAATAG
- the rpmA gene encoding 50S ribosomal protein L27, whose amino-acid sequence MAHKKGQGSTQNNRDSAGRRLGVKKFGGQFVRAGNIIIRQRGTKVHPGNNVGMGKDHTIFALIDGIVSFERKDRERKKVSIIPAS is encoded by the coding sequence ATGGCACACAAGAAAGGTCAGGGTAGCACCCAGAATAACCGCGATTCTGCGGGACGCCGCTTAGGTGTTAAAAAGTTTGGTGGGCAGTTTGTTCGTGCGGGCAATATTATTATCCGTCAAAGAGGCACAAAAGTGCATCCCGGAAATAATGTGGGAATGGGCAAAGACCATACAATTTTTGCATTAATTGATGGGATTGTTTCTTTTGAAAGAAAAGATAGAGAGCGCAAAAAAGTCTCTATTATCCCAGCTTCTTAA
- the rplU gene encoding 50S ribosomal protein L21, with amino-acid sequence MYAIIANGGKQYKVQEGDVILLDCLNLEPKSKVEVSEVLAICDGGDIKLGAPYVSGAKVELEVINEGRGKKVITFKKRRRKDSKTKRGFRRDFTRVRVVKIAA; translated from the coding sequence ATGTATGCAATTATTGCGAATGGAGGCAAACAATACAAGGTGCAAGAAGGCGATGTTATTTTGCTAGATTGTTTAAACCTTGAGCCAAAGTCAAAAGTTGAAGTGAGCGAAGTTTTAGCAATCTGCGATGGCGGAGACATTAAGCTTGGTGCGCCTTATGTAAGCGGCGCGAAAGTGGAGCTAGAAGTCATCAATGAGGGCAGAGGTAAAAAGGTCATCACTTTTAAGAAAAGACGCAGAAAAGATAGCAAAACAAAACGAGGCTTTAGACGAGATTTTACGCGTGTGCGCGTGGTAAAAATCGCGGCTTAA
- a CDS encoding RidA family protein, whose protein sequence is MLEVVATQNAPQAIGPYSQAIKAQGIIYTSGQIGLTPQGALVEGIEAQTRQVLSNLSEVLKAGGSSLQNVVKTTIFLNNMDDFVLVNAIYAEFFGEHKPARSTVAVKALPKGALVEIECIALTG, encoded by the coding sequence ATGTTAGAAGTGGTTGCGACACAAAATGCGCCCCAAGCCATTGGTCCTTATTCTCAAGCAATCAAGGCGCAAGGAATTATTTATACTTCAGGACAAATCGGATTGACTCCGCAGGGAGCATTGGTTGAGGGGATTGAGGCGCAGACGAGGCAAGTGCTTAGTAATCTTAGTGAGGTTTTAAAAGCAGGTGGAAGTAGTTTGCAAAATGTTGTAAAGACTACGATTTTTTTAAACAATATGGACGATTTTGTGCTTGTGAATGCAATCTATGCGGAATTTTTCGGGGAGCATAAACCCGCTAGAAGCACGGTAGCAGTGAAAGCATTGCCCAAAGGTGCTTTGGTAGAGATTGAGTGTATTGCACTAACGGGATAA
- a CDS encoding MoaD/ThiS family protein, which produces MIEVEFLGPLGNKTFKSQAKDFHALKQELQAIPDLKDWLKDCAIALNNEIVTSLDTPIKKGDKIVLLPPVCGG; this is translated from the coding sequence ATGATAGAAGTTGAATTTTTAGGACCTCTTGGCAATAAGACTTTCAAGAGCCAAGCAAAAGACTTTCACGCATTAAAACAAGAATTACAAGCGATTCCAGACTTAAAAGATTGGCTAAAAGATTGCGCCATTGCCTTAAATAACGAAATCGTTACCTCATTGGACACCCCGATTAAAAAGGGCGATAAAATCGTGTTATTGCCTCCCGTTTGTGGTGGATAA
- a CDS encoding molybdenum cofactor biosynthesis protein MoaE codes for MQTQIDGLEIFEGALDTAAIYKDWITLSAQANLGANAIFTGIVRAENSYEGLSFDIYLPLLEQWFLGWVKKALESEVLLRMAHSKGDVLNHQSSYMAGIFSPQRRATLEIFGDFIEDFKHRAPIWKYDLKNGQRIYAKERSHRLPHSGILS; via the coding sequence ATGCAAACCCAAATTGATGGATTAGAAATTTTTGAAGGCGCATTGGACACTGCGGCAATTTATAAAGATTGGATTACTCTAAGCGCACAAGCCAATTTGGGAGCTAATGCAATTTTTACCGGAATCGTGCGCGCAGAAAATAGCTACGAGGGCTTAAGTTTTGATATTTATCTTCCACTGCTAGAACAATGGTTCTTGGGCTGGGTGAAAAAAGCCCTTGAAAGCGAAGTTTTGCTTAGAATGGCGCATTCTAAAGGCGATGTTTTAAACCACCAAAGTTCCTATATGGCTGGGATTTTTAGCCCACAAAGACGCGCAACGTTAGAGATTTTTGGAGATTTCATTGAGGATTTCAAACATCGTGCTCCTATTTGGAAATATGATTTGAAAAATGGACAAAGAATCTACGCAAAAGAGCGCAGTCATAGACTACCCCATAGCGGAATCCTAAGCTAA
- the mobB gene encoding molybdopterin-guanine dinucleotide biosynthesis protein B, which yields MKIVAFTGNSNSGKTTLIEKLSLHLKTQNKRVGIIKHDPKDKAMFDVEGKDSARFYQTGADVAILGATQSTLRFHKALSIKSLVGQFVDYDYLFVEGLKTLPFPRICVARDSFDTRFLPYIQAIATDSSIPNLESYALPLLNLNNTLEILEWIDINIKES from the coding sequence ATGAAAATAGTCGCATTTACAGGAAATTCCAATAGCGGCAAAACAACCCTTATTGAGAAGTTATCCCTGCACCTAAAGACGCAAAATAAACGCGTAGGAATCATCAAACACGACCCAAAGGATAAGGCAATGTTTGATGTTGAGGGCAAGGATTCTGCACGTTTTTACCAAACGGGTGCTGATGTCGCAATTTTAGGGGCAACGCAAAGTACCTTGCGATTCCACAAAGCCTTAAGCATAAAATCCCTTGTGGGACAATTTGTAGATTATGATTATCTTTTTGTAGAGGGCTTAAAAACATTGCCCTTTCCTAGAATCTGTGTTGCTAGAGATTCCTTTGATACGCGATTCCTGCCTTATATTCAAGCCATTGCGACAGATTCTAGTATTCCTAACCTAGAATCCTACGCCCTACCCCTTTTAAATCTGAATAATACCTTAGAAATTTTAGAATGGATTGATATAAACATAAAGGAATCTTAA
- the mog gene encoding molybdopterin adenylyltransferase, translated as MIETTKQKAKIGILTLSDRASAGIYEDISGKAIKETLEQYLITPFECVYRVIGDDLEEIKHNLIELADREFCDLIITTGGTGPAPRDVTPEATEAVCQKILPGFGELMRQVSLKYVPTAILSRQSAGVRGKSLIVNLPGKPKSIRECLDAVFPAIPYCLDLIGASYLETDEKIIKAFRPKA; from the coding sequence ATGATAGAGACAACAAAACAAAAAGCAAAAATCGGTATTTTAACCCTATCCGATAGAGCAAGTGCGGGAATCTATGAGGATATATCAGGCAAAGCAATTAAGGAAACTTTGGAGCAATACTTAATCACGCCATTTGAATGTGTTTATCGTGTGATTGGGGACGATTTGGAGGAGATTAAGCATAATCTAATAGAACTAGCCGATAGGGAATTTTGTGATTTGATTATAACAACAGGTGGGACAGGACCAGCACCACGTGATGTAACACCGGAAGCCACAGAGGCAGTTTGCCAAAAAATACTTCCGGGATTCGGTGAGTTAATGCGCCAAGTAAGTTTAAAATATGTCCCAACCGCTATTCTTTCGCGTCAAAGCGCAGGTGTGCGGGGTAAAAGCCTAATCGTCAATCTGCCCGGCAAACCAAAATCTATCCGCGAATGCCTAGACGCAGTTTTTCCTGCGATTCCCTATTGTCTTGATTTAATCGGTGCAAGTTACCTTGAAACAGATGAAAAGATTATCAAAGCATTCCGCCCAAAGGCATAA
- a CDS encoding DUF6033 family protein — MAVQIGDIYVSQAAYDYVKSQKFGDIQGVQKDSSDSTSNALLGELVVKYSNLNFNSNEQKGLNNLSIAPNILKEMADDPKVREKYEALIYDINELAKNPIKKDLFGGEIETSGFVINADGSVSGWAVSRSKSESSEKSYIEKMLEELEKIRKEREEREGRQEDFSVNFTLNMKA; from the coding sequence ATGGCAGTGCAAATTGGCGATATTTATGTTTCACAAGCGGCGTATGACTATGTGAAAAGCCAAAAGTTTGGCGATATACAAGGAGTGCAAAAGGATTCTAGTGATTCTACTTCCAATGCACTTTTAGGTGAGCTTGTAGTTAAATATTCAAACCTTAATTTTAACTCCAATGAGCAAAAAGGCTTGAATAATCTTAGTATTGCCCCAAATATTTTAAAAGAAATGGCAGATGACCCCAAAGTGCGTGAGAAATATGAAGCATTGATTTATGATATAAATGAGCTTGCCAAGAATCCTATTAAAAAAGACTTATTTGGTGGCGAAATTGAAACAAGTGGATTTGTGATTAATGCCGATGGGAGCGTAAGCGGTTGGGCTGTTAGTCGCTCTAAGAGTGAATCTAGCGAGAAAAGCTACATAGAAAAAATGTTAGAAGAGCTAGAAAAAATTCGTAAAGAACGAGAGGAAAGAGAGGGGAGGCAAGAGGATTTTTCAGTAAATTTCACACTAAATATGAAAGCTTAA
- the rplQ gene encoding 50S ribosomal protein L17, with product MRHGHGYRKLGRTSSHRKALLKNLSIALIASEKIETTLPKAKELQSYFEKLITKAKKDDSMAHRLVFSHLQHKDSVKKLVKEIAPKYSNKNGGYTRIIKTRMRVGDAAPMAIVELV from the coding sequence ATGAGACACGGACACGGATATAGAAAGCTAGGAAGAACAAGTTCTCATAGAAAAGCTTTACTAAAAAATCTTTCAATTGCTTTAATTGCTAGCGAAAAGATTGAAACTACATTGCCAAAGGCAAAAGAATTGCAAAGCTATTTTGAAAAACTAATTACAAAAGCAAAAAAAGATGATTCTATGGCACATCGTTTGGTTTTCTCTCATTTGCAACATAAAGATTCTGTGAAAAAATTAGTCAAAGAGATTGCACCAAAATATTCTAACAAAAATGGTGGTTATACAAGAATTATCAAAACAAGAATGAGAGTAGGCGACGCTGCTCCTATGGCAATCGTAGAACTTGTATAG
- a CDS encoding DNA-directed RNA polymerase subunit alpha, whose protein sequence is MKNIKTSPHVPTKIEVKEISVNRVQIIAYPFESGYAITLAHPLRRLLLGSSVGFAPIALRIAGVAHEFDSVRGMVEDVSHFIVNLKTVRFKSKDENESISVDYKFIGPKVITGADLANELVEVVTPNIHLATINEDAVLNFSIVICRGIGYVPSEEIRNQVPEGFMPLDSYFTPVTNVTYNTENILVEDDPNYEKVIFDIQTDGQVEPLTAFKNALSVMHKQMAIFNTELNIEVPEINNGDEDHPEIKTLLQTIDSLNFSARCFNCLDRSGIKYLGELVLLNEDQIKNIKNLGKKSLDEITTKLDELGYPVGKEIPEDLVALLKKKFSN, encoded by the coding sequence ATGAAAAATATTAAAACTTCTCCACATGTTCCAACAAAAATTGAAGTAAAAGAAATTAGCGTCAATAGAGTTCAAATTATTGCCTATCCTTTTGAATCAGGGTATGCTATTACTTTGGCTCATCCTTTGCGTAGATTATTGCTTGGAAGTTCTGTTGGTTTCGCTCCTATTGCGTTGCGAATTGCTGGTGTGGCGCACGAATTTGATTCCGTGCGTGGTATGGTAGAAGATGTATCGCATTTCATTGTGAATCTTAAGACAGTTCGTTTTAAGAGTAAAGATGAAAACGAAAGTATCAGCGTGGATTATAAATTTATAGGTCCAAAGGTTATTACAGGTGCAGATTTGGCTAACGAATTAGTGGAAGTTGTTACTCCAAATATTCATTTGGCAACCATTAACGAAGATGCAGTGTTGAATTTTTCTATTGTAATTTGTAGGGGAATTGGTTATGTGCCAAGTGAAGAGATTCGCAATCAAGTGCCAGAAGGTTTTATGCCGCTTGACTCTTATTTTACACCCGTTACGAATGTTACCTACAATACTGAAAATATACTTGTAGAAGATGATCCAAATTATGAAAAAGTTATTTTTGATATTCAAACCGATGGTCAGGTAGAACCGCTGACAGCTTTCAAAAATGCTTTAAGTGTAATGCACAAACAAATGGCTATTTTCAATACAGAACTTAACATTGAAGTGCCAGAAATCAATAATGGAGATGAAGATCATCCAGAAATTAAAACATTGTTGCAAACTATTGATAGTTTGAATTTTAGTGCGCGTTGCTTTAACTGCTTAGACAGGTCAGGCATTAAATATCTAGGAGAGCTCGTGCTTTTGAATGAAGACCAAATTAAAAACATTAAAAACTTAGGTAAAAAATCTTTAGATGAAATCACCACAAAGCTAGATGAACTAGGTTATCCTGTGGGTAAAGAAATTCCAGAAGATTTGGTTGCGCTACTTAAGAAAAAATTTTCTAACTAA